A portion of the Equus quagga isolate Etosha38 chromosome 17, UCLA_HA_Equagga_1.0, whole genome shotgun sequence genome contains these proteins:
- the TSSC4 gene encoding protein TSSC4 — protein sequence MAEAETGDYDTLPSDTISLSDSDSDLSLPGGAEVEALSPEGLPGEAQGDSGPDEPLTPHKGLPTVTVQPFHLRGTSSTFSQRSHNIFDCLEGAARHAPPSVAQKGMADSGVFKRPLAPSSQPPAEGPGSASQSPVLVRVPPVPDYVAHPERWTKYSLEDVAEASEQSNRAAALTFLGSQSLAAPSDYVPSFNQDPSSCGEGRVIFTKPARASEARPERKRVLRKLGEPGRGDPGNPAVAGGEGPVELAHLAGPGSPEAEEWSSPCGGSQEGDTPEGPAPTGSVAGPPVVETVGFHGSRKRSRDHFRNKSSSPEAPGAEF from the coding sequence ATGGCTGAGGCAGAGACAGGCGACTATGACACCCTGCCTTCCGACACCATCTCCCTTAGCGACTCGGACTCCGACCTCAGCCTGCCGGGCGGTGCTGAAGTGGAAGCTCTGTCCCCAGAGGGGCTTCCTGGGGAGGCCCAGGGGGATTCAGGCCCCGATGAGCCCCTCACGCCCCACAAGGGCCTCCCCACAGTCACTGTGCAGCCGTTCCACCTGAGAGGCACAAGCTCTACCTTCTCCCAGCGCAGCCACAACATCTTCGACTGCCTGGAGGGGGCAGCCAGGCACGCTCCCCCCTCTGTGGCCCAGAAAGGCATGGCTGACAGTGGGGTCTTCAAGCGGCCCCTGGCGCCCTCAAGCCAGCCTCCAGCAGAGGGCCCGGGCAGCGCTAGTCAGAGCCCTGTCCTCGTGAGGGTGCCCCCCGTCCCTGATTACGTGGCCCACCCCGAGCGCTGGACCAAGTACAGCCTGGAAGACGTGGCTGAGGCCAGTGAGCAAAGCAACCGGGCTGCCGCCCTGACCTTCCTGGGCTCCCAGAGCCTGGCTGCCCCCAGCGACTACGTGCCCTCCTTCAACCAGGATCCCTCCAGCTGTGGGGAGGGTAGGGTCATCTTCACCAAACCGGCACGAGCCAGCGAGGCCAGACCTGAGAGGAAGAGGGTCCTGAGAAAGCTGGGAGAGCCGGGCAGGGGCGACCCTGGGAACCCGGCAGTGGCCGGGGGTGAGGGTCCTGTGGAGCTGGCCCACCTGGCTgggcctgggagcccagaggcTGAGGAGTGGAGCAGCCCCTGCGGGGGTTCACAGGAGGGGGACACGCCAGAGGGGCCTGCCCCCACCGGGTCAGTGGCAGGCCCCCCAGTGGTGGAGACTGTTGGCTTCCATGGCAGCAGGAAGCGGAGCAGAGACCACTTCCGGAACAAGAGCAGCAGCCCCGAGGCCCCTGGTGCTGAGTTCTGA
- the CD81 gene encoding CD81 antigen: MGVEGCTKCIKYLLFVFNFVFWLAGGVILGVALWLRHDPQTTNLLYLELGDKPAPNTFYVGIYILIAVGAVMMFVGFLGCYGAIQESQCLLGTFFTCLVILFACEVAAGIWGFVNKDQIAKDVKQFYDQALQQAVVDDDANNAKAVVKTFHETLNCCGSSTLTALTTSVLKNNLCPSGSSVLSNLFKEDCHQRIDELFSGKLYLIGIAAIVVAVIMIFEMILSMVLCCGIRNSSVY, from the exons CTCGCTGGAGGTGTGATCCTGGGCGTGGCCCTGTGGCTCCGCCATGACCCACAGACCACCaacctcctctatctggagcttGGAGATAAGCCTGCACCCAACACCTTCTATGTAG GCATCTACATCCTCATTGCTGTGGGGGCCGTGATGATGTTTGTCGGATTCCTGGGCTGCTATGGGGCCATCCAGGAGTCCCAATGCCTGCTGGGGACG TTCTTCACCTGCCTGGTGATCCTGTTTGCCTGCGAAGTGGCTGCTGGTATCTGGGGCTTTGTCAACAAGGACCAG atcGCCAAGGACGTGAAGCAGTTCTACGACCAGGCGTTGCAGCAGGCCGTGGTGGACGACGACGCCAACAACGCCAAGGCCGTGGTGAAGACCTTCCATGAGACG CTCAACTGCTGTGGCTCCAGCACGCTGACCGCACTGACCACCTCCGTCTTAAAGAACAACCTGTGTCCCTCGGGCAGCAGCGTCCTCAGCAACTTATTCAAG GAAGACTGCCACCAGAGGATCGACGAGCTCTTCTCGGGGAAGCTGTATCTCATCGGCATCGCCGCCATCGTGGTGGCGGTGATCATG aTCTTCGAGATGATTCTGAGCATGGTGCTCTGCTGTGGCATCCGGAACAGCTCCGTGTACTGA